A region of Sulfurimonas sp. DNA encodes the following proteins:
- a CDS encoding IS3 family transposase, producing the protein MSRKRTTYTAEFKTKLVLEVLKEDKTLNEIASVNNITPKNLQNWKKIFLENAEVAMEPAKVIKEYKEENVRLQAKLDEYAKVVGQLTVEKDWAVGKLSSLDSSYKKELIDRDENKALSVVKQCNLINYNRSNLFYAPMVNLAKNVIKKHIEKVFEEIPSYGYMKVYYQLLEDGFRVSPNTVLAYRRELGLQAVLAVRPLNTWADKQHHKYSYKIRGLDIVRANQVWSTDITYIKIKGGMVYMAAIIDWYSKAILSWRISNTMDTDLVMGVLDEALALYGKPEIFNTDQGSQYTSCIHTQTLKDNDIIISMDGKGRATDNICIERFWRSAKVEKIYLNEYERVSILKSDVKDYIEFYNHRRFHETLKYKKPMNVYYDSLKINDENYTKSSENVA; encoded by the coding sequence ATGAGTCGAAAAAGAACAACATATACAGCAGAATTCAAGACAAAGTTAGTTTTAGAAGTTTTAAAAGAAGATAAGACACTAAATGAAATAGCAAGTGTAAATAATATCACACCAAAAAACTTACAAAATTGGAAGAAGATATTCTTGGAAAATGCAGAAGTTGCGATGGAACCTGCAAAAGTAATTAAAGAGTACAAAGAAGAGAATGTAAGATTACAAGCTAAACTTGATGAATATGCAAAGGTTGTAGGTCAACTAACAGTAGAGAAGGACTGGGCGGTGGGAAAGTTAAGCAGCTTGGACTCTAGCTATAAAAAGGAGTTGATTGATAGAGATGAAAATAAGGCATTATCAGTTGTAAAACAATGTAATCTTATTAACTATAACAGAAGTAATTTGTTCTATGCACCAATGGTAAATCTTGCTAAAAATGTAATTAAAAAACATATAGAAAAAGTATTTGAAGAGATACCAAGCTATGGCTATATGAAAGTGTATTATCAACTACTAGAGGATGGTTTTCGTGTCAGTCCCAACACAGTGCTGGCATACCGTAGAGAGTTAGGATTACAGGCTGTTTTAGCTGTAAGACCACTAAATACATGGGCGGACAAGCAACATCATAAATACTCTTACAAAATAAGAGGATTAGATATCGTAAGAGCAAACCAAGTATGGTCAACAGATATAACCTATATTAAAATTAAAGGTGGTATGGTCTATATGGCTGCCATAATTGATTGGTATTCTAAAGCAATATTATCTTGGCGAATATCCAACACAATGGATACAGATTTAGTCATGGGTGTACTAGATGAAGCACTCGCACTCTATGGTAAGCCTGAGATATTTAATACTGATCAAGGGTCACAATATACAAGCTGTATCCACACTCAAACATTAAAAGATAATGACATAATTATCTCTATGGATGGTAAAGGTAGAGCAACAGATAATATTTGTATTGAGAGGTTCTGGAGAAGTGCTAAAGTTGAAAAAATATACCTCAATGAATATGAGAGAGTATCAATTCTCAAAAGTGATGTTAAGGATTATATAGAATTTTATAATCATAGAAGATTTCATGAGACATTGAAATATAAAAAACCTATGAATGTTTATTATGATAGTTTAAAAATCAATGATGAGAATTACACTAAATCTAGTGAAAATGTAGCATAG
- a CDS encoding tetratricopeptide repeat protein — MKKIILLICILTMTLFAYDNYDARILNEFKANNLELDFTYEANQKYPDDENYPDLVVRKAKKVILKRYSYEGAKAEVKYVYFNEKQSIVAILVGWRTIHKAAGIDGEFYELTLFKLISNNSIEIKKISGLDGYGEGNKVDKETGYTIGKPISFIYKKENEIKKLVEKINILEELNSQIKNKMINLNINAIKNILKEIKISKNTLVNYNNIAYYLEKAKAYPESIYLLEKILKKYPNRTVAYINLGDAYWGLANKEKAKQAYSTYIKQMKEKGKKRKIPKVVLERIK, encoded by the coding sequence ATGAAAAAAATAATTTTATTAATATGTATATTGACAATGACTTTATTCGCATACGACAATTACGATGCACGAATTTTAAATGAGTTCAAAGCTAATAATCTTGAATTAGATTTTACATATGAAGCAAACCAAAAATACCCTGACGATGAGAATTATCCAGATTTAGTAGTTCGAAAAGCAAAGAAAGTAATTTTAAAACGGTATAGCTATGAAGGTGCAAAAGCAGAAGTTAAATATGTCTATTTTAATGAAAAACAAAGTATTGTAGCTATTTTGGTTGGATGGAGAACAATACATAAGGCGGCAGGAATTGATGGTGAATTTTATGAACTGACCCTATTTAAATTAATTTCTAATAATAGTATTGAAATCAAAAAAATATCTGGACTTGATGGATATGGAGAAGGGAACAAAGTTGATAAGGAAACAGGTTATACTATAGGTAAGCCAATATCATTTATATATAAGAAAGAAAATGAAATTAAGAAATTAGTTGAAAAAATAAATATTTTAGAAGAACTTAATAGTCAAATAAAAAATAAAATGATAAATCTTAATATTAATGCTATCAAAAATATTTTAAAAGAGATAAAAATATCTAAAAATACATTGGTAAATTATAATAACATTGCTTATTACCTAGAAAAAGCAAAAGCCTACCCAGAGTCAATCTACCTCCTAGAAAAAATCTTAAAAAAATACCCAAACAGAACAGTAGCATACATAAATCTAGGAGATGCTTATTGGGGTCTAGCAAACAAAGAAAAAGCTAAACAAGCCTACAGTACATATATAAAACAGATGAAAGAAAAAGGTAAAAAGAGAAAAATTCCAAAAGTTGTTTTAGAGAGAATAAAGTAA
- a CDS encoding tetratricopeptide repeat protein, translated as MKFLLILISIVHFSYAEKCEYNYFDNQNIVINTTDKFGCEYDNRDLKNFRQNGLDLAFNLDETEDSGLILKSFVNSEYRPFDKYEYSAPETDKVRFVVYIKTKQIVAISHGVYSYIEEEGGITGIAAVFYTIDIYKNYNGFLLKINLSKKVETTLHGMEGFYNGNSVKFLYKTKLPLIKKINNLYISNKMILVSLENFSKNKDNSFDIKNSSLNLNGLKNILKEIKISKNTLVNYNNIAYYLEKAKAYPEAIYLLEKILEKYPNRTVAYINLGDAYWGLANKEKAKQAYSTYIKQMKEKGKERKIPKVVLERIK; from the coding sequence ATGAAATTCTTATTAATATTAATTTCAATTGTACATTTTAGTTATGCAGAAAAATGTGAATACAATTATTTTGATAATCAAAACATAGTGATTAATACAACCGATAAATTTGGTTGTGAGTATGATAACCGAGATTTGAAAAATTTCAGACAAAACGGTCTTGATTTAGCATTTAATTTAGATGAAACCGAAGATTCAGGACTTATCTTAAAATCATTTGTAAATTCAGAATACCGCCCCTTTGATAAGTATGAGTATAGTGCTCCAGAAACAGATAAAGTTCGGTTTGTTGTATATATAAAAACTAAGCAAATAGTTGCAATATCTCATGGTGTTTATTCCTACATTGAAGAAGAAGGCGGTATTACAGGTATAGCTGCTGTATTTTATACCATAGATATTTATAAAAATTATAACGGTTTTTTGTTAAAAATAAATTTGTCTAAAAAAGTAGAAACTACATTACATGGAATGGAAGGTTTTTACAATGGGAATAGTGTAAAGTTCTTATATAAAACAAAATTACCATTAATCAAAAAAATAAATAATCTATACATATCAAATAAGATGATTTTAGTTTCTTTAGAAAACTTTTCAAAAAATAAAGACAACTCTTTTGATATAAAAAATAGTTCATTAAACTTAAATGGTTTGAAAAATATTTTAAAAGAGATAAAAATATCTAAAAATACATTGGTAAATTATAATAACATTGCTTATTACCTAGAAAAAGCAAAAGCTTACCCAGAAGCAATCTACCTCCTAGAAAAAATACTAGAAAAATACCCAAACAGAACAGTAGCCTATATAAATCTAGGAGATGCTTATTGGGGTTTAGCAAACAAAGAAAAAGCTAAACAAGCCTACAGTACATATATAAAACAGATGAAAGAAAAAGGTAAAGAGAGAAAAATTCCAAAAGTTGTTTTAGAGAGAATAAAGTAA
- a CDS encoding contractile injection system protein, VgrG/Pvc8 family — protein MSKLIYLNNTLNQKTKPHKSISAQLKLPEYNQADTMMQGRNSYSVYELEGKSSILTGYEYKLTFISDEEINVEDIVDTETELHLRDETSPLNSKKIYGKIIEAKENGSVARKKLYQIKIVSPLHYLSLNQRYEVYQEMNVPDIISSIIAKYSVLLNIQLDVKIDTQTIPKRHTCTQYKQSDFEFIKMLCEEEGYILLIDASSNNPYTVYYPNMSRQLFQKSNSLNTCYPMLHFH, from the coding sequence ATGTCTAAACTCATTTACTTAAATAACACTCTAAACCAAAAAACCAAACCCCATAAAAGCATCTCAGCCCAACTAAAACTACCTGAATATAATCAAGCAGATACTATGATGCAAGGAAGAAACTCCTATAGCGTATATGAACTAGAAGGTAAAAGTTCAATCTTAACAGGATACGAATATAAACTTACCTTCATAAGTGATGAAGAGATAAATGTAGAGGATATAGTAGATACAGAAACAGAACTACACTTAAGAGATGAAACAAGCCCACTAAACTCTAAAAAGATATATGGAAAAATCATTGAAGCTAAAGAGAATGGAAGTGTAGCAAGAAAAAAGCTTTACCAAATAAAAATAGTATCCCCTCTACACTATCTTTCACTTAACCAAAGATATGAAGTTTATCAAGAGATGAATGTACCTGATATCATTTCATCTATCATTGCAAAATATTCAGTACTACTAAATATTCAACTTGATGTAAAAATAGATACTCAAACTATACCAAAGCGTCATACTTGTACGCAGTATAAACAAAGTGATTTTGAATTTATTAAAATGTTGTGCGAAGAAGAAGGTTACATCCTTCTAATAGATGCATCTTCAAATAATCCATACACAGTATACTACCCCAATATGTCAAGACAACTTTTTCAAAAATCTAATTCCCTAAATACCTGTTACCCTATGCTACATTTTCACTAG
- the tssI gene encoding type VI secretion system tip protein TssI/VgrG — MSKLIYLNNTLNQKTKPHKTITAQLKLSEYNQADTMMQGRDSYSVYELEGKSSILTGYEYKLTFISDEEINVEDIVDTETQLHLRDETSPLNSKKIYGKIIEAKENGSVARKKLYQIKIVSPLHYLSLNQRYEVYQEMNVPDIISSIIAKYSVLLNIQLDVKIDTQTIPKRHTCTQYKQSDFEFIKMLCEEEGYILLIDASSNNPYTVTLCELNEHAPLNTEIIECTYNKVKTFSTSAQAQDYYENKKPSLDFSIQAGQVMHSHTFADNEVTSQLRSDIKKETLRDRLDKLDESLYKDLSRYAKIDAEQGFSQGIRVLGNSEELSVKDGVVLNLKDIKGHKNTQVIVLSVKYKATFPNALDEYAQVADDEKQAQYSVEFIAIPSDVIYRPQVITSKPRIHSIQTAIVSNTDKDTQKFANEIDVNERGEIKVIFHFDEKRPTSAYVPLSNIYSGDGYGVQFLPRVNSEVIVSFINGDIDRPIITGALHNGENRHPFNLPKEKTKSFIKTQTTPQYEDKEGYNELLFEDKQGEELLSLRAQNDYELNVLNNSNTHIANNKKTIIDNDLELSVQNDSTQTIGNDKKVNILGNEIKTIEKEQILTIKEDQEIHILKDSNSIVNNNSFNVVQKDLTQRVKGFSTSFVEKDTQQKHLGSKYQQVGENLAIEVKKAYSLKAKTIKQAAKTIELDSAKGISLKVGGNVLTVDSSGIHFKTSNYDDNSANAGVTSKTVSIEDLKKPLYEKIRVVGMQTSISKQDKITQELIYTAKVEKYEDGTWSETTELNPTQTAQLKWYFIKNNDKQDRDILTNTPTDDEIEIDALIMKVKLQDDNIQHYGHAHCFVNSPEDETEGYGLSELKRQVNVVEVLGKNIVEPHSTQINYSVELNIDNPTKDEIKDLKVEIQEKDSSGKVTTIEEKVKDDLSVEHKLKAKKEDEPKLVEINIKVYPREYPKNTAETISYVRPTLEGEITDVSIDKPTQAFAKVVKPDEEIIIKANANIEDGSEVELNIITFLKNIYEPKVCSFEEFVKNTEIQKTLTMQKIATMLSIDINDIQDIQAVVKHKDKEYKSNKTSIQRTLKSKLYKEDKVLNDIVEDIQKTVLKKGSKGNEVKLIQEALQKMKIDIGSDGIDAKLGNDGEQAVMTFQENYKATHNTHQYNQSKADGVVGKNTLLALDEALVEGWGYEVKDELITKKMLQKVCSSYNPTSEFMLYLNEYAKEFQVNTVLRISHFLSQLAHESQCFSKTKESLYYTKNNFLNLYKNTRTPNGVDFDNYETYKHLLKNSNSFANWRYGYTNKENVKVNHRGRGYIHITWKTNYQSYTEYYQKKHNDITKNFVETPDLLEQLPYSLEASFHFWYKNNINSLADSGSLSSHIKKVTKKVNGGYNGLADREKKFTKIHKYMKEK, encoded by the coding sequence ATGTCTAAACTAATTTACTTAAATAACACTCTAAACCAAAAAACCAAACCCCATAAAACCATAACAGCCCAACTAAAACTATCTGAATATAATCAAGCAGATACTATGATGCAAGGAAGAGACTCCTATAGCGTATATGAACTAGAAGGTAAAAGTTCAATCTTAACTGGGTACGAATATAAACTTACCTTTATAAGTGATGAAGAGATAAATGTAGAAGATATAGTAGATACAGAAACGCAACTACACTTAAGAGATGAAACAAGCCCACTAAACTCTAAAAAGATATATGGAAAAATCATTGAAGCTAAAGAGAATGGAAGTGTAGCAAGAAAAAAGCTTTACCAAATAAAAATAGTATCCCCTCTACACTATCTTTCACTTAACCAAAGATATGAAGTTTATCAAGAGATGAATGTACCTGATATCATTTCATCTATCATTGCAAAATATTCAGTACTACTAAATATTCAACTTGATGTAAAAATAGATACTCAAACTATACCAAAGCGTCATACTTGTACACAGTATAAACAAAGTGATTTTGAATTTATTAAAATGTTGTGTGAAGAAGAAGGTTACATCCTTCTAATAGATGCATCTTCAAATAATCCATACACAGTTACCCTATGTGAACTAAACGAACATGCTCCACTAAATACAGAAATCATAGAATGTACATATAATAAAGTTAAAACATTTTCAACATCAGCACAAGCACAAGACTATTATGAAAATAAAAAGCCTTCCTTAGACTTCAGTATACAAGCAGGACAAGTAATGCATAGTCATACTTTTGCTGATAATGAAGTAACATCCCAATTACGCTCAGATATAAAAAAAGAGACTCTCCGTGATAGACTTGATAAACTAGATGAGTCTCTGTATAAAGACCTCTCTCGTTATGCAAAGATAGATGCAGAACAAGGATTCTCACAAGGTATTAGAGTTCTAGGAAACTCAGAAGAGTTAAGTGTTAAAGATGGAGTGGTTCTAAACCTAAAAGATATTAAAGGACATAAGAATACTCAAGTAATTGTTCTAAGTGTAAAGTATAAAGCAACATTTCCAAATGCCTTAGATGAGTATGCTCAAGTTGCAGATGATGAAAAACAAGCACAGTACAGTGTAGAGTTTATAGCAATCCCAAGTGATGTTATATATAGACCCCAAGTAATTACCTCCAAACCACGAATCCACTCTATACAAACAGCAATAGTTTCAAATACAGATAAAGATACTCAAAAGTTTGCAAATGAAATAGATGTAAACGAAAGAGGAGAGATAAAAGTAATATTTCACTTTGATGAAAAGAGACCTACCTCTGCTTATGTACCACTCTCAAATATTTATAGTGGAGATGGCTATGGCGTACAGTTCTTACCTAGAGTTAACTCTGAAGTAATAGTAAGCTTTATAAATGGAGATATAGATAGACCAATAATAACGGGAGCTTTGCACAATGGAGAGAACCGACATCCATTTAACCTGCCAAAAGAAAAGACAAAGTCATTTATAAAAACCCAAACAACACCCCAATACGAAGATAAAGAGGGATATAATGAACTACTCTTTGAAGATAAACAAGGAGAAGAGTTACTAAGCCTAAGAGCACAGAATGATTATGAACTAAATGTACTAAACAATAGTAATACACATATAGCAAACAATAAAAAAACAATCATAGATAATGACCTAGAACTTTCTGTCCAAAACGATTCAACCCAAACAATAGGAAATGATAAGAAAGTAAATATACTAGGTAATGAGATAAAGACAATAGAAAAAGAGCAAATACTAACAATCAAAGAAGACCAAGAGATACATATACTTAAAGACTCAAACTCTATTGTTAATAATAACTCATTTAATGTTGTTCAAAAAGATTTAACACAAAGAGTAAAAGGTTTCTCTACCTCTTTTGTAGAAAAAGATACTCAACAAAAACACCTAGGTAGTAAATACCAACAAGTAGGAGAGAACTTAGCTATAGAAGTAAAAAAAGCATACTCCCTAAAAGCAAAGACCATAAAACAAGCAGCAAAAACTATAGAGCTAGACTCAGCAAAGGGAATAAGCTTAAAAGTTGGAGGGAATGTTCTAACAGTAGATAGCTCAGGTATACACTTTAAAACATCAAACTATGATGATAACTCAGCAAACGCAGGAGTCACTTCAAAAACAGTTAGTATAGAAGACTTGAAAAAACCACTCTATGAAAAGATAAGAGTAGTAGGAATGCAAACATCAATCTCTAAACAAGATAAGATTACACAAGAACTTATATATACAGCAAAAGTAGAAAAATATGAAGATGGAACATGGAGTGAGACCACAGAACTAAACCCAACACAAACAGCTCAACTAAAATGGTACTTCATAAAAAACAATGATAAGCAAGATAGAGATATATTAACAAACACACCAACAGATGATGAGATAGAGATAGATGCTCTCATAATGAAAGTAAAACTACAAGATGATAATATACAACACTACGGACATGCACACTGCTTTGTAAATAGCCCAGAAGATGAAACAGAGGGTTATGGACTAAGTGAACTAAAACGCCAAGTAAATGTAGTAGAAGTCTTAGGTAAGAATATAGTTGAACCTCACTCTACTCAAATAAACTATAGTGTTGAACTAAACATAGATAACCCAACAAAAGATGAGATAAAAGATTTAAAAGTAGAGATACAAGAAAAAGACTCTTCAGGTAAAGTAACAACTATAGAAGAAAAAGTAAAAGATGACCTTAGCGTAGAACATAAACTTAAAGCAAAAAAAGAAGATGAACCTAAACTCGTAGAGATAAATATAAAAGTATACCCAAGAGAGTATCCAAAAAACACAGCAGAGACTATCTCTTATGTAAGACCTACACTTGAAGGTGAAATAACAGATGTTTCAATAGATAAACCAACACAAGCCTTCGCTAAAGTAGTAAAACCTGATGAAGAGATAATAATAAAAGCAAATGCAAATATAGAAGATGGTTCAGAAGTAGAACTGAATATAATTACATTCCTAAAAAACATCTATGAACCTAAAGTATGTAGCTTCGAAGAGTTTGTTAAAAACACAGAGATTCAAAAAACATTAACTATGCAAAAAATAGCAACAATGCTAAGTATAGATATAAATGATATACAAGATATACAAGCAGTAGTCAAACATAAAGATAAAGAGTATAAAAGTAATAAAACAAGTATACAAAGAACCCTAAAATCAAAACTCTACAAAGAAGATAAAGTTTTAAATGATATAGTAGAAGATATACAAAAGACAGTATTAAAAAAAGGTTCTAAAGGTAATGAAGTAAAACTTATACAAGAAGCTCTTCAAAAGATGAAAATAGATATAGGTAGTGATGGTATAGATGCTAAGTTAGGAAATGATGGAGAACAAGCAGTAATGACTTTCCAAGAGAACTATAAAGCAACACACAACACTCATCAATACAATCAAAGTAAAGCTGACGGAGTAGTAGGAAAGAACACACTACTTGCTTTGGATGAGGCTTTGGTTGAGGGGTGGGGGTATGAAGTTAAAGACGAGTTGATTACTAAGAAAATGTTGCAAAAAGTTTGTTCAAGCTATAATCCAACATCAGAGTTTATGCTTTATCTAAATGAATATGCTAAAGAATTTCAAGTTAACACAGTACTACGCATTTCTCATTTTTTATCACAACTTGCTCATGAAAGTCAATGCTTTTCAAAGACAAAAGAAAGTTTATACTATACGAAAAACAATTTTTTAAACTTATATAAGAATACTCGTACACCAAACGGTGTTGATTTTGATAATTATGAAACATATAAGCATTTACTGAAAAATAGTAATTCCTTTGCGAATTGGAGATATGGATATACAAATAAAGAGAATGTAAAAGTGAACCATAGAGGGAGAGGATATATTCATATTACATGGAAAACAAATTATCAATCATATACTGAATATTATCAAAAAAAGCATAATGATATAACTAAAAATTTTGTGGAAACGCCAGACCTATTGGAACAACTTCCATATTCATTAGAAGCATCCTTTCATTTTTGGTATAAAAATAATATCAATAGTCTTGCCGATAGTGGAAGCTTAAGTAGTCATATAAAGAAAGTTACTAAAAAAGTCAATGGTGGTTATAACGGTTTGGCAGATAGAGAAAAAAAATTCACCAAAATACATAAATATATGAAGGAAAAATAA